Proteins from a genomic interval of Beijerinckia indica subsp. indica ATCC 9039:
- a CDS encoding SDR family NAD(P)-dependent oxidoreductase: MSEERRIVLITGASSGIGAELAQIFAREGHDLGLVARREDRLETLADKIAAQGAPRPLVFPCDLAQPDAVASLGKAVAAAGARPIMLVNNAGFGLLGEVATIDPDAQLAIIDVNTRALLALTLHFLPQIREARGKILNVASVVAFLPGGPRLAVYYASKAFVLSFSRSLREEMRADGVEVCVLCPGMTPTEFQERAGFGPGIALDWMPQISAVQVAEAGYAGLMTGRGVITPGFFNKLTEWLAPLLPTSLVLPLIGAMQRKR; encoded by the coding sequence ATGAGCGAGGAGCGGCGCATTGTCCTGATCACGGGGGCTTCCAGCGGCATCGGTGCGGAACTGGCGCAGATTTTCGCCCGGGAAGGCCATGATCTCGGCCTGGTCGCCCGCCGCGAGGATCGGCTCGAGACCCTGGCCGATAAAATCGCGGCACAAGGCGCCCCCCGGCCGCTCGTTTTTCCTTGTGATCTCGCGCAGCCTGATGCCGTTGCCTCGCTGGGAAAGGCCGTCGCGGCAGCGGGTGCGCGCCCGATCATGCTTGTCAATAATGCGGGTTTTGGTCTCCTCGGCGAGGTTGCGACGATCGATCCCGACGCGCAACTCGCCATTATCGATGTCAATACACGCGCCCTTCTCGCATTAACCTTACATTTTCTGCCCCAAATCCGGGAGGCACGGGGCAAAATCTTGAATGTCGCGTCCGTTGTGGCTTTCCTGCCCGGCGGGCCCCGTTTAGCCGTCTATTATGCCTCCAAAGCTTTTGTTCTGTCCTTCAGTCGCTCCCTGCGTGAGGAAATGCGCGCCGATGGCGTGGAGGTTTGTGTTCTATGCCCCGGTATGACGCCGACGGAATTTCAGGAACGGGCTGGCTTTGGCCCAGGAATTGCTTTAGATTGGATGCCGCAGATCAGCGCGGTACAAGTCGCTGAAGCCGGCTATGCCGGGCTCATGACAGGACGCGGTGTCATTACACCCGGTTTCTTCAATAAATTGACCGAGTGGCTCGCCCCGCTTCTGCCGACATCCCTGGTCCTGCCTTTGATCGGGGCCATGCAACGCAAGCGTTGA
- a CDS encoding TerB family tellurite resistance protein, protein MDLSAIALKSEGCPSGVDDFQGTMGMFDALKRFIDKLADFPEPDPVFDEDDFRLAAVALMVHVAHVDGETVPAEREKMQSLVTERFGLDRKASRALLRQAEASDRVTADFSEFTDVLKRRLDGPARGKVVAMMWDIAGADGRIHEFEENIIKRLTELLDVSVADRRAGMDLPPENPQTLAEG, encoded by the coding sequence TGCGTTGAAATCGGAAGGCTGCCCTTCAGGGGTCGATGATTTCCAAGGGACCATGGGCATGTTCGACGCCTTGAAACGGTTCATCGATAAATTGGCCGATTTTCCCGAGCCCGATCCGGTTTTCGACGAGGATGATTTTCGCCTCGCCGCGGTGGCGCTCATGGTGCATGTCGCTCATGTCGATGGCGAGACCGTTCCTGCCGAACGCGAGAAAATGCAAAGCCTGGTCACTGAACGTTTCGGGCTTGATCGCAAGGCGAGCCGAGCCTTGCTCCGACAGGCCGAGGCGAGCGATCGCGTCACGGCCGATTTTTCTGAATTTACCGATGTCTTGAAACGGCGGCTCGATGGGCCGGCGCGGGGCAAGGTCGTGGCGATGATGTGGGACATTGCCGGCGCCGACGGCCGGATTCATGAATTCGAAGAAAATATCATCAAACGCCTGACCGAGCTTCTTGATGTTTCAGTGGCGGACAGACGTGCCGGCATGGATCTGCCACCGGAAAATCCCCAAACCCTGGCTGAAGGATAG
- the fumC gene encoding class II fumarate hydratase, with the protein MQEETRTETDTFGPIEVPANRYWGAQTERSLIHFKIGNTQMPLAVIHALALVKRAAASVNQRSGLLPESLATPIIAAAQEVEAGQWDDHFPLLVWQTGSGTQTNMNVNEVIANRANVLLGEVPGSKHPVHPNDHVNLSQSSNDAFPTAMHIAVVLALKQKLLPSLRALRDALETKAQTYASIIKIGRTHLQDATPVSLGQEFSGYAAALDYDNERVEATLPGLYRLAEGGTAVGTGLNSKKGFSEAFAREISTLTGLPFVTAPNKFEALATHDALVFMHGALNTLGASLYKIGSDIRLAGSGPRSGLGELHLPENEPGSSIMPGKVNPTQVEALTMVVARVFGNQTTVSFAGSQGQFELNVMKPVIAYACLESITLLADAMQSFQHYCIEDLSANEERIKELLNNSLMLVTALSPKIGYDKAAAIAKTAHKNGTTLREEAIKLGHVSDAEFDALVRPEAMLAPED; encoded by the coding sequence TCATGCTTTGGCGCTCGTTAAGCGCGCCGCGGCCAGCGTCAATCAGCGTTCGGGACTGCTGCCTGAATCCCTCGCCACGCCGATCATCGCCGCCGCCCAGGAAGTGGAAGCGGGTCAATGGGACGACCATTTTCCCCTGCTCGTCTGGCAGACCGGCTCCGGCACGCAGACCAATATGAACGTGAACGAAGTGATCGCCAATCGCGCCAATGTCCTGCTCGGCGAGGTGCCCGGTTCGAAACATCCGGTGCATCCCAACGATCACGTCAATCTCAGCCAATCCTCGAACGACGCCTTTCCGACCGCCATGCATATAGCGGTCGTGCTCGCCCTGAAACAGAAACTCCTGCCCTCCTTGAGAGCCTTGCGCGACGCGCTGGAGACCAAGGCGCAGACTTACGCCTCCATTATCAAGATCGGCCGCACCCATCTTCAAGATGCAACACCCGTTTCACTCGGCCAGGAATTTTCAGGCTATGCCGCCGCCCTCGATTATGACAACGAGCGTGTGGAGGCGACCTTGCCGGGTCTCTACCGCCTGGCGGAAGGCGGCACGGCGGTCGGAACCGGCTTGAACAGCAAAAAGGGGTTCAGCGAGGCTTTTGCCCGGGAAATTTCCACCCTCACCGGTCTACCCTTCGTCACCGCGCCCAACAAATTCGAGGCGCTCGCCACCCATGACGCCCTGGTCTTCATGCATGGCGCCTTGAACACTCTGGGCGCCAGCCTCTATAAGATCGGCAGCGATATCAGGCTCGCCGGCAGTGGTCCCCGCTCGGGTCTCGGCGAATTGCATCTGCCGGAAAACGAGCCCGGCTCCTCGATCATGCCGGGCAAGGTCAATCCCACCCAGGTCGAGGCCCTGACCATGGTCGTGGCGCGCGTGTTCGGCAATCAGACGACGGTGAGTTTCGCCGGATCGCAAGGCCAGTTCGAGCTCAATGTCATGAAGCCGGTGATCGCTTATGCTTGCCTTGAAAGCATCACGCTTCTCGCCGATGCGATGCAGAGCTTTCAGCATTATTGCATTGAGGATTTGAGCGCAAATGAAGAGCGCATCAAGGAGCTTTTGAACAATTCCCTGATGCTGGTGACGGCGCTCAGCCCCAAGATTGGCTATGATAAAGCGGCGGCCATCGCCAAGACCGCCCATAAGAATGGAACGACGCTGCGGGAAGAGGCCATCAAGCTCGGCCATGTCTCGGATGCGGAATTCGACGCATTGGTGCGGCCCGAGGCTATGCTCGCACCGGAAGATTAA
- a CDS encoding glutamine amidotransferase produces MEATQENPSKILVVLHQQHSTPGRIGRLLECQGYQLDLRRPRFGDPLPDTMRDYAAAIIFGGPMSANDEEDWLKREIDWIGVPLKENKPYLGICLGAQMLARHLGQTVCPHPQGKVEAGYYRIHPTEQGHELCDCRFPETVYQWHREGFCLPKGATLLAKGVDFEAQAFRYGERAYGLQFHPEVTISIMCRWLARSKMRLRQPNARPPHRHFQDWCLHDWRIARWSDAFLRTWIAEDSAIAA; encoded by the coding sequence ATGGAAGCGACACAAGAAAATCCCAGTAAAATCCTGGTGGTGCTCCATCAGCAGCATTCGACGCCTGGCCGAATCGGCCGGCTTCTGGAGTGTCAGGGCTACCAGCTCGACCTGAGACGGCCGCGCTTTGGCGATCCTCTGCCCGACACTATGCGCGATTACGCGGCGGCCATCATTTTTGGCGGTCCGATGAGCGCGAATGATGAGGAAGACTGGCTCAAGCGCGAGATCGACTGGATCGGCGTGCCGCTCAAGGAAAACAAGCCCTATCTTGGCATTTGCCTCGGCGCGCAAATGCTTGCCCGCCATCTCGGTCAGACGGTCTGCCCGCATCCGCAGGGCAAGGTTGAAGCCGGTTATTACCGCATCCATCCGACTGAACAGGGCCATGAGCTCTGCGACTGCCGGTTCCCTGAAACCGTCTATCAATGGCATCGTGAGGGATTTTGCCTCCCCAAGGGCGCGACCTTGCTCGCCAAAGGGGTGGATTTCGAGGCGCAGGCTTTCCGTTATGGCGAGCGGGCCTACGGGCTTCAATTCCACCCGGAGGTCACGATCTCGATCATGTGCCGCTGGCTCGCCCGCAGCAAGATGCGCCTCAGGCAGCCCAATGCGCGTCCGCCGCACCGGCATTTCCAAGATTGGTGCCTGCATGATTGGCGGATCGCCCGCTGGTCCGACGCTTTCTTGCGGACCTGGATCGCCGAGGACAGCGCCATCGCGGCGTGA